A stretch of Fulvia fulva chromosome 4, complete sequence DNA encodes these proteins:
- a CDS encoding Chromatin-remodeling complexes subunit ngg1, which translates to MAPTASKKGGGHKSAGKADRRSTSRHSTPVSALTETTPSTPLTATPSTAVGASTTMAKETPYLKTPTAALVSSEPSIETWIEKSDASVAKPGDPPLARELRVIHDKSRDIVAKYMTRRGEICDRSMRQLVQRRKERMQIEREQEAERVEKERAKIKREQDEKRVEKKTPSKKRNHDDMDIDEEEAERKEKREALPDVGAHGVARQDGVGVHQGQQAPPSPPVQPGTVVPELMDTADSHSESGESRAEQPAAAPLYERIFGKDPTKGNDPVIYDIRELNDEMTVEEKQAILNVKVWPESDLRELTAGDPPDADFSNAKPANQVNFSTFQTYIEPYIRAYSEEDVAVLKERGDRITPYILPPRGNKGYRELWAAEDGTTGIEPPQKHVNNPNEARGSMEDMEDDIADQDTVSMGPLMSRLMSVIRPNPNPARKEKDNEEDANGDTSMVNGDVEAEAPAPTAGAEEFKPVSCLPADAPRPANLVSQDYETFEMRALQELRYIGLLPPGEVPNYDSHEDDEVSARLRTLQHELRRVSRINNIRKARALELTEERMAMQEYSNIADDLDNQVNAAYLKRNRSLAKPNQKKGGQARPGQKGVASGVAGRGVSDGVRALMQKRRDWNEMVGPVVHWGRSAIPGDDESIFDDVTLKRLEKLEREAETAEADGE; encoded by the exons ATGGCGCCTACCGCTTCGAAGAAAGGCGGAGGACACAAGTCAGCCGGCAAGGCTGATCGCAGGTCGACCTCCCGGCACTCCACACCAGTCTCTGCTCTGACCGAAACAACACCCTCCACTCCTCTTACGGCCACTCCTTCTACAGCTGTCGGCGCCAGTACCACCATGGCAAAGGAGACCCCATACTTGAAGACGCCGACTGCCGCTTTGGTCTCCTCCGAGCCAAGCATAGAGACATGGATCGAGAAGAGCGATGCTTCCGTGGCCAAACCAGGCGACCCCCCGCTGGCTCGAGAATTGCGCGTCATCCACGACAAAAGCCGAGATATCGTCGCCAAGTACATGACGCGCCGAGGCGAGATATGCGATCGGAGCATGAGGCAGCTGGTGCAGCGGCGGAAGGAGCGGATGCAGATAGAAAGAGAACAGGAGGCAGAGCGAGTAGAGAAGGAGCGAGCAAAGATAAAGCGCGAGCAGGATGAGAAGCGAGTTGAGAAGAAGACACCGAGCAAGAAGCGCAACCACGACGATATGGACATTGACGAGGAAGAGGCTGAGCGGAAGGAGAAGCGGGAGGCCTTACCAGATGTGGGCGCACATGGCGTAGCGAGGCAGGACGGTGTGGGTGTGCATCAAG GCCAACAAGCTCCCCCTTCACCTCCTGTACAACCCGGCACAGTCGTACCAGAACTCATGGACACTGCAGACTCACATTCAGAATCAGGCGAGTCGCGTGCAGAGCAGCCGGCTGCCGCACCACTCTACGAGCGCATATTCGGCAAAGACCCAACGAAAGGCAACGATCCGGTCATCTACGACATACGAGAACTGAACGACGAAATGACGGTTGAGGAGAAGCAAGCGATTCTGAACGTGAAGGTCTGGCCAGAGAGCGACCTCCGAGAATTGACAGCAGGCGACCCTCCAGATGCAGACTTCAGCAATGCGAAGCCTGCAAATCAGGTCAACTTCTCGACATTCCAGACTTACATCGAGCCGTACATACGAGCCTACTCCGAGGAAGACGTGGCAGTGTTGAAAGAACGAGGGGATAGGATCACACCTTACATTCTTCCGCCACGAGGCAACAAGGGCTATCGAGAACTTTGGGCAGCCGAGGATGGCACGACAGGTATCGAGCCACCTCAAAAGCATGTCAACAATCCGAATGAGGCGAGAGGTAGCATGGAAGACATGGAGGATGATATTGCTGATCAGGACACCGTGAGCATGGGTCCCTTGATGAGCCGCCTTATGTCCGTCATTCGCCCGAACCCCAATCCTGCCAGGAAGGAGAAAGACAATGAGGAGGATGCGAACGGCGACACGTCCATGGTCAACGGCGATGTCGAGGCTGAAGCACCGGCACCTACTGCTGGAGCAGAAGAATTCAAACCAGTCTCGTGCCTCCCTGCAGATGCGCCCAGACCTGCAAATTTGGTATCACAAGATTACGAGACATTCGAGATGCGTGCGTTACAGGAGCTGAGGTATATCGGACTTCTGCCTCCAGGTGAAGTACCAAACTACGACAGCCATGAAGACGACGAGGTATCAGCTCGTCTTCGCACTTTGCAGCACGAACTCCGTCGCGTCAGCCGCATCAACAACATCCGTAAGGCACGGGCTCTAGAGCTGACTGAGGAGCGCATGGCGATGCAAGAATACTCGAACATTGCGGATGACCTCGACAACCAGGTTAACGCGGCTTACCTCAAACGTAACAGGTCTCTGGCCAAGCCGAACCAGAAGAAGGGTGGTCAAGCGCGCCCGGGACAGAAAGGGGTTGCGTCAGGCGTTGCTGGGAGAGGTGTCAGTGATGGTGTGAGGGCGCTGATGCAGAAGCGTCGTGATTGGAACGAGATGGTTGGTCCTGTAGTGCACTGGGGCCGGTCTGCGATTCCTGGCGACGATGAGTCCATCTTCGACGATGTGACGCTTAAGAGGCTAGAGAAGCTGGAACGCGAGGCAGAGACCGCTGAAGCTGATGGTGAATAG
- a CDS encoding tRNA(His) guanylyltransferase, with the protein MANTEFGYVRNFELADNIAPSNWIVVRIDGRGFSKLCKNYHFTKPNDRRALELMNAAAVEVVKSFVDIVLAYGQSDEYSFVFHENTTLFERRREKLATSVSTMFTAEYCMLWPNFMVREEGDSRFVEKGRVIGLERPWPTFDGRCVAYPKKRILRDYLKWRQADCHINNLYNTTFWNVVQNGPMSGTDAELELKGTLAKDKNEILWSRFGVNYNAEPEIYKKGSVVYRDYGECEATGGNGGWGGNKEATEGSRSQMEREKKRKQKARIVVEHVDIIQDTFWEKRPWILATKKGEEE; encoded by the coding sequence ATGGCCAACACCGAATTCGGCTACGTCCGCAACTTCGAACTCGCCGACAACATCGCCCCATCAAACTGGATCGTCGTCCGCATCGACGGCCGTGGCTTCTCCAAACTCTGCAAAAATTACCACTTCACCAAACCCAACGACCGCCGCGCCTTGGAATTGATGAACGCCGCTGCCGTCGAAGTCGTCAAGTCTTTCGTCGATATTGTCCTGGCGTATGGACAGTCGGACGAGTATAGTTTTGTGTTCCACGAGAATACGACGTTGTTCGAGCGTCGGAGGGAGAAGTTGGCAACGAGTGTTAGTACCATGTTCACGGCGGAGTATTGCATGCTCTGGCCGAACTTCATGGTGCGTGAAGAGGGTGATTCGCGGTTTGTGGAGAAGGGGAGGGTGATTGGATTGGAGCGACCGTGGCCGACGTTCGATGGGAGGTGTGTAGCGTACCCCAAGAAGAGGATCCTGCGGGATTATTTGAAGTGGCGACAAGCAGACTGCCACATTAACAATCTCTACAACACGACTTTCTGGAATGTGGTGCAGAATGGGCCCATGAGCGGGACGGACGCGGAGCTGGAATTGAAGGGAACGCTGGCGAAGGATAAGAATGAGATTTTGTGGAGTCGATTTGGGGTGAATTATAATGCGGAGCCGGAGATTTATAAGAAGGGGAGTGTGGTGTATCGGGATTATGGGGAATGTGAGGCGACAGGGGGAAATGGTGGATGGGGAGGGAACAAAGAAGCGACGGAGGGAAGTAGGAGTCAGATGGAGAGGGAGAAGAAGAGGAAGCAGAAGGCAAGGATTGTTGTGGAGCATGTTGATATTATACAGGATACGTTTTGGGAGAAGAGGCCTTGGATTCTGGCAACGAAGAAGGGGGAAGAGGAGTGA
- a CDS encoding DNA-directed RNA polymerase II subunit RPB1, producing MSGFLKSLAPLKTVQEIQFGLFSPEEIKNMSVCHIEYPETMDESRTRPREKGLNDPKLGTIDRTARCGTCGEEQLECPGHFGHIELAVPVFHVGFITKIKKILESVCHNCGKLLEDECLHECLQRNPAFVLASRLRDPKRRFEQITKLCKNKSDCQADTEPDKDEQNFGEDPKKPKQPGHGGCGNIQPTIRKEQLKLIGTWKMAKNEETGDDGGVEKRPITPQMALNIFRNISEEDLARLGLNVDYARPEWMVLTVLPVPPPAVRPSISVDGTSQGMRSEDDLTYKLSDIIRANSNVRRCEQEGSPQHIHEEFYSLLQYHVATYMDNDIAGLPRAQQKTGRPLKAIRARLKSKEGRLRGNLMGKRVDFSARTVITGDPNLDLDQVGVPRSIARVLTFPERVTVYNIHKLQGLVRNGPLEHPGAKFIIREDGSRIDLRYHKRAGEISLQLGWIVERHVVDNDYIIFNRQPSLHKESMMGHRVKVMPYSTFRLNLSVTSPYNADFDGDEMNLHVPQSHETRAEVANLCAVPHNIVSPQKNGPLMGIVQDTMAGIYMMTRRDVFLDYEQVMNILLWVPGWDGVVPPPAIIKPLPRWTGKQIASLTLPAGLNILRLKKDHMPLTEEKDDGLVIQNGEIIWGRMVKGIVGASGGGVVHCIFNDRGPDAAVEFFNAAQRVVCYWLLHNGFSVGIGDTIPDEFMVGKIEEEIAERKAEVDVLESEVQGNELEPAPGMTIRETFESKTKAALDNARNKSGDVAYKHMRACNNVGIMVKSGSKGSTTNVSQMTAAVGQQSLEGKRLPFGFKYRVLPHFPKDDYSPASRGFVENSYLRGLTPQEFFFHAMGGREGLIDTAVKTAETGYIQRRLVKALEEVMIKYDSTVRNSLGDILQFTYGEDGLDAMFIEEQPLSIIAASHEQFDKKYKLDLINPTSKDQSLSPNMLEMANELRGDVEVQKLFDAEYEAIANDRDKIRKSVDDDKEQRYLPLNLSRMIMNAKDKFKINDNSKSDLDPRETIPKVAALLKRLQVIRGEDALSIEADLNATLLCKALFRSRLAFKRVVNEDHLSKLALDNILGDIENRFLRALVSPGEMVGVLAAQSIGEPATQMTLNTFHLAGVTAKTTTKGVPRLKEILNVAENIKTPNMKVFQLPESIPSKDDAKDLRSKVEFTSLRGVTDETEIYYDPDVQSTVIEADKDMVEAHFIMPDDDESPDMQGKWLLRITLGRAQLLDKGLSVTNVANRIKEMFGRDIAVIFSDDNADDQIIRVRMNTGGSSKDDEETEEEEDTLKRLEGHMLDTVVLRGVPGVRRAFVSMETRLYEAPDGALKYSSGESNCQEWLLDTDGVNLKDILAVEGVDPTRTTCNHFQSIMKVFGIEAVRASLMREMKDVLTNDGSYVNHRHMAILCDVMCARGELMAVTRHGINRSDTGALMRCSFEETVEILFDAASSGELDDCRGVSENIILGQLAPSGTGEFDMLLDTEMLKTVSATQRPVQHMGMGGAGSPMAEGAMTPYDVGSPMSESGFAGPDYGASFSPIINPGQDEGGGLTAYGGGFNGGMSPYSGGMSPGYAPTSPFSGMSPTSPAYGYSPTSPSFGNYSPTSPAMGITSPAYAPTSPTYSPASPAYTPTSPTYSPTSPAYSGGGRGSKVSPTSPSYSPTSPSYSPTSPSYSPTSPNYSPTSPAHAPGSATSPRYSPTSPQYSPTSPQYSPTSPAYSPTSPAYRANGVGSSNSPTSPSYSPRSPVYSPTSPAQDADSPNSPDKYSPTSPQHSPTSPAYSPASPKEE from the exons ATGTCTGGCTTCCTCAAGTCGTTGGCGCCGCTCAAAACGGTGCAGGAGATCCAGTTTGGACTCTTCTCACCGGAAGAGATCAAGAACATGAGTGTGTGCCATATTGAGTACCCGGAGACTATGGACGAGTCGAGAACCCGGCCGCGGGAGAAGGGCCTGAACGATCCAAAACTCGGCACCATTGACCGCACCGCCAGATGCGGTACATGTGGTGAGGAGCAGCTGGAGTGTCCTGGTCACTTTGGCCACATCGAGCTGGCTGTTCCGGTCTTCCACGTCG GCTTCATCACCAAGATCAAGAAGATCCTCGAGTCTGTGTGCCACAACTGCGGGAAGCTCTTGGAAGATGAA TGCTTACACGAATGTCTGCAGCGCAACCCTGCGTTCGTACTGGCCAGTAGGCTTCGCGACCCAAAGCGACGTTTCGAGCAAATTACGAAGTTGTGCAAAAACAAATCAGACTGTCAAGCCGACACTGAGCCCGACAAAGACGAGCAAAACTTCGGCGAGGACCCCAAGAAGCCGAAGCAACCGGGGCACGGGGGATGCGGCAACATCCAGCCGACGATTCGCAAGGAACAGCTCAAGCTCATTGGCACTTGGAAGATGGCGAAGAACGAAGAGACTGGTGACGATGGCGGTGTCGAGAAGCGTCCCATTACACCACAGATGGCCCTGAACATTTTCCGGAACATCTCCGAGGAGGACCTGGCACGACTCGGACTGAACGTGGACTATGCCCGTCCAGAGTGGATGGTACTGACCGTGCTGCCTGTGCCACCACCAGCAGTTCGGCCTAGTATCTCGGTCGACGGCACGAGCCAAGGCATGCGATCTGAAGACGACTTGACATACAAGCTGTCCGACATCATCCGTGCCAACTCAAACGTTCGACGATGTGAGCAGGAGGGCTCGCCGCAGCACATCCACGAAGAGTTCTACTCATTGCTGCAGTATCATGTTGCTACCTATATGGACAACGATATTGCTGGCTTGCCACGAGCGCAACAAAAGACTGGTCGTCCACTCAAGGCTATCCGAGCACGATTAAAGTCCAAGGAAGGTCGTCTTCGCGGTAATCTGATGGGCAAGCGTGTCGACTTCTCAGCACGTACTGTCATCACTGGTGACCCCAACCTGGATCTCGACCAAGTCGGTGTCCCAAGATCGATTGCTCGCGTTCTCACTTTCCCGGAGCGGGTCACTGTCTACAACATCCACAAGCTGCAGGGCCTAGTTCGAAACGGACCACTCGAGCATCCAGGTGCCAAGTTTATCATTCGCGAGGATGGCTCACGTATCGATCTTCGGTACCACAAGCGCGCAGGCGAGATCAGCTTGCAGCTTGGTTGGATCGTTGAGCGACACGTGGTCGATAACGACTACATCATCTTCAACCGTCAGCCATCGCTGCACAAGGAGTCTATGATGGGTCACAGAGTCAAGGTCATGCCCTACTCGACCTTCCGTCTCAACCTGTCGGTCACGTCGCCCTACAACGCCGATTTCGACGGTGACGAGATGAACTTGCACGTTCCTCAAAGTCACGAGACACGAGCTGAGGTCGCTAACCTCTGTGCTGTACCGCACAACATCGTCTCGCCACAGAAGAACGGTCCTCTCATGGGTATCGTCCAGGACACTATGGCGGGTATTTACATGATGACTCGGCGTGACGTGTTCCTCGACTACGAGCAAGTCATGAACATTCTACTTTGGGTGCCTGGCTGGGACGGTGTTGTTCCCCCACCAGCAATCATCAAGCCACTTCCGCGCTGGACGGGTAAGCAGATAGCATCGCTTACCCTCCCAGCCGGCTTGAACATTCTTCGTCTGAAGAAAGATCACATGCCGCTGACAGAAGAGAAAGACGACGGTCTGGTGATTCAGAACGGCGAGATCATCTGGGGTCGCATGGTCAAGGGCATCGTTGGTGCCTCTGGTGGTGGTGTCGTCCATTGCATCTTCAACGACAGAGGTCCTGATGCGGCTGTTGAGTTCTTCAATGCCGCTCAGCGGGTTGTCTGCTACTGGCTGTTGCATAATGGTTTCAGTGTCGGTATCGGTGACACGATTCCCGACGAGTTTATGGTCGGCAAGATTGAGGAAGAGATCGCGGAACGGAAGGCAGAGGTCGATGTTCTGGAGTCAGAGGTCCAAGGTAATGAATTGGAACCTGCTCCAGGTATGACCATCAGAGAGACCTTCGAGTCGAAAACCAAAGCTGCACTCGACAACGCTCGAAACAAGTCTGGTGACGTTGCTTACAAGCACATGAGGGCTTGCAACAACGTCGGAATCATGGTCAAGTCTGGGTCCAAGGGCTCAACTACGAATGTCTCGCAGATGACGGCGGCCGTTGGCCAGCAGTCGCTTGAAGGCAAGCGTCTTCCTTTCGGCTTCAAGTACCGAGTGCTGCCGCATTTCCCCAAAGACGACTACTCGCCGGCATCCAGAGGATTCGTGGAGAACTCGTATCTGCGTGGCCTAACGCCGCAAGAGTTCTTCTTCCACGCGATGGGTGGTCGTGAAGGTCTTATTGACACTGCTGTCAAGACTGCAGAGACTGGTTACATCCAGCGTCGTCTAGTGAAGGCTCTGGAAGAGGTCATGATCAAGTACGACAGCACGGTTCGCAACTCTCTGGGCGATATCCTCCAGTTCACTTACGGCGAGGACGGTCTCGATGCCATGTTCATTGAAGAGCAGCCACTGTCGATCATTGCTGCATCGCACGAGCAATTCGACAAGAAGTACAAGCTTGATCTCATCAACCCAACCAGCAAGGACCAGAGCCTTTCCCCCAACATGCTGGAGATGGCCAACGAGCTGCGCGGTGACGTTGAGGTGCAAAAGCTGTTCGACGCTGAGTACGAAGCCATCGCCAACGACCGAGACAAGATTCGCAAGAGTGTTGATGATGACAAGGAGCAGAGGTATCTTCCCCTCAACCTCAGCCGCATGATCATGAACGCGAAGGACAAATTCAAGATCAACGACAACAGCAAGAGCGATCTCGACCCACGTGAGACTATCCCGAAGGTCGCGGCGTTGCTCAAGCGTCTGCAGGTCATTCGTGGAGAAGACGCACTGTCCATTGAGGCTGATCTCAACGCGACTTTGCTGTGCAAAGCTTTGTTCCGATCTCGTCTGGCCTTCAAGCGTGTCGTCAACGAGGATCATCTGAGCAAGCTAGCCCTGGACAACATTCTTGGAGATATCGAGAATCGCTTCTTGCGAGCACTCGTCAGTCCCGGCGAGATGGTTGGTGTCTTGGCCGCGCAATCGATCGGAGAGCCAGCTACCCAGATGACGCTAAACACATTCCATTTGGCTGGTGTGACTGCAAAGACTACCACCAAGGGTGTGCCTCGTCTCAAGGAAATCTTGAATGTGGCTGAAAATATCAAGACACCCAACATGAAGGTCTTCCAGTTGCCGGAGTCCATTCCATCGAAGGACGATGCGAAGGACCTTCGGTCCAAGGTCGAATTCACCAGTCTGAGAGGTGTCACCGACGAGACAGAGATCTACTATGATCCAGATGTGCAAAGCACTGTTATCGAGGCCGACAAGGACATGGTTGAGGCCCATTTCATCATGCCAGATGACGACGAGAGCCCTGACATGCAGGGCAAATGGCTACTGCGCATTACACTTGGACGTGCACAATTGCTTGACAAGGGCTTGAGCGTCACCAACGTGGCCAACAGAATCAAAGAGATGTTTGGTCGCGACATTGCCGTCATCTTCTCAGATGACAACGCTGACGACCAAATCATTCGGGTGCGCATGAATACTGGAGGGTCCAGCAAGGACGATGAAGAGACCGAAGAAGAGGAAGACACCCTCAAGCGTCTCGAAGGCCACATGCTCGATACGGTCGTGCTTCGTGGTGTTCCAGGCGTCCGTCGTGCTTTCGTGTCCATGGAGACACGCCTGTACGAAGCTCCAGATGGCGCACTCAAATACTCTTCCGGAGAAAGCAATTGCCAGGAGTGGCTCCTTGACACCGACGGCGTGAATTTGAAGGACATCCTGGCTGTTGAAGGCGTCGACCCAACGAGGACGACTTGCAACCACTTCCAGTCGATCATGAAGGTGTTCGGCATTGAAGCTGTCCGCGCGTCTCTGATGCGAGAGATGAAGGACGTGCTGACCAACGATGGTTCTTACGTCAACCACCGACACATGGCCATTCTTTGCGATGTCATGTGCGCAAGGGGTGAGCTAATGGCTGTGACTCGTCACGGTATCAACAGATCCGACACTGGTGCACTCATGCGTTGTTCCTTCGAGGAGACTGTCGAGATCTTGTTTGATGCTGCATCATCTGGAGAGCTTGACGACTGTCGAGGTGTTTCTGAGAACATCATTCTTGGACAGTTGGCGCCTAGCGGTACCGGCGAGTTCGACATGCTCCTCGACACTGAGATGTTGAAGACCGTCAGTGCGACACAACGTCCGGTCCAGCACATGGGCATGGGCGGTGCTGGCTCACCGATGGCAGAGGGTGCGATGACCCCGTACGACGTCGGCTCGCCGATGTCAGAGAGTGGTTTCGCTGGCCCAGATTATGGCGCCAGCTTTTCGCCAATCATCAATCCTGGTCAAGACGAAGGTGGCGGCCTTACTGCCTACGGCGGAGGCTTCAACGGCGGCATGAGTCCTTACAGTGGCGGCATGAGCCCAGGCTATGCTCCGACCAGTCCATTCAGCGGCATGAGCCCGACGTCGCCAGCTTATGGATACTCGCCGACTTCACCAAGCTTTGGCAACTACTCGCCAACATCGCCAGCGATGGGCATCACCAGTCCAGCTTATGCACCGACGTCTCCAACATACTCGCCTGCGAGCCCGGCTTATACGCCAACGTCTCCAACTTACTCACCAACATCGCCTGCATACAGCGGCGGAGGTCGTGGCAGTAAGGTGTCTccgacatcgccctcgtaCAGCCCGACGTCGCCTTCATACTCGCCGACGTCTCCCTCGTATTCTCCTACATCGCCAAACTACAGCCCAACCTCACCGGCGCACGCTCCAGGCAGTGCAACATCCCCCAGGTACTCGCCAACGTCACCGCAGTACAGTCCGACGTCGCCGCAATACAGTCCAACTTCGCCCGCGTACTCTCCCACAAGCCCTGCGTATCGCGCGAATGGTGTCGGTAGCAGCAACTCACCGACATCGCCAAGCTACAGTCCACGGTCACCAGTCTACAGTCCTACGAGTCCAGCTCAGGACGCCGACTCGCCAAACTCGCCCGACAAGTACAGCCCAACGAGTCCGCAACACAGCCCTACGAGTCCGGCATATTCGCCAGC CTCCCCAAAGGAGGAGTAA
- a CDS encoding Set1 complex component swd1 yields the protein MNLPLSDPVLLAQDIPETLTARLRSSGQAVCIRFSHRGDLLASGTAKGTIAIFDLETNGVARKLKGHTAGRTVQSLSWERSGRYLLSSSVDWKVILWDLKDGSRVRTVNLGAPVYIAELHPANAMMCVAALYEYRPVLADFTHDEKIKQMALPNLPKRAPHEIEGNEKADAKHFTTVAAFAPTGSHIITGTTKGWLNVIDAHTRETVYSNRLCSKPILLIRLSSSGRDLLVNASDTIIRTIKLPDLSDPKLQPDSIRLEVEHKFQDVVNRLSWNHVAFSSNADYVMASTLMNHDIYIWERGHGSLVKILEGPKEELGAVEWHPTRPFVAATGVESGKIYLWSINTPQRWSALAPDFVEVEENHEYIEKEDEFDIHNTAELQKRRLDQEDEDVDVLTVDEEQLEREGKINKGAHEEFRMPVLLDMDDSDSEDEMIAIGAGQFRRKSTAQADDLDFVDGNDAAHGEVETNGHAGMKRRRGD from the coding sequence ATGAACCTGCCGCTGTCAGATCCCGTGCTGCTCGCCCAAGACATCCCCGAGACGCTCACAGCCCGCCTGCGCTCTTCCGGCCAGGCAGTATGCATCCGCTTTTCCCACCGCGGCGACCTCCTGGCGTCGGGCACTGCGAAGGGCACCATCGCCATCTTCGACCTCGAGACCAACGGCGTTGCGCGCAAACTCAAAGGCCACACTGCCGGCCGCACGGTACAATCGCTGTCGTGGGAGAGGAGCGGGAGGTATCTGCTAAGCAGCAGTGTAGACTGGAAGGTCATACTGTGGGATCTGAAAGATGGCAGTAGAGTGCGCACCGTCAATCTGGGCGCGCCCGTTTATATCGCAGAGCTGCACCCAGCAAACGCGATGATGTGTGTTGCTGCCCTGTACGAGTACAGGCCGGTGCTTGCAGACTTCACGCATGACGAGAAGATCAAGCAAATGGCTCTGCCAAACTTACCCAAGCGAGCACCGCACGAGATCGAAGGCAACGAGAAGGCGGACGCTAAGCACTTCACTACTGTTGCTGCTTTCGCTCCTACTGGATCTCACATCATTACTGGCACTACCAAGGGATGGCTGAACGTCATCGATGCCCACACACGAGAGACGGTTTACAGCAATCGCCTTTGCTCCAAGCCCATCTTACTCATTCGCCTCAGCAGTTCCGGCCGAGATCTGCTTGTCAATGCCTCTGACACCATTATTCGCACAATCAAGCTTCCCGACCTGTCCGACCCAAAGCTGCAACCCGATAGCATTCGTTTGGAGGTGGAGCACAAGTTTCAGGATGTAGTCAATCGCCTGTCATGGAACCACGTTGCCTTCAGCAGCAACGCCGACTATGTAATGGCCTCGACCTTGATGAACCACGACATCTACATTTGGGAGCGCGGTCACGGCTCGCTTGTCAAGATCCTCGAAGGACCCAAGGAAGAGCTGGGCGCGGTGGAGTGGCATCCTACACGACCGTTCGTGGCTGCGACTGGCGTGGAGAGTGGTAAGATCTATCTCTGGTCAATAAACACGCCGCAAAGATGGTCAGCGCTCGCGCCAGATTTCGTAGAGGTTGAAGAGAATCACGAATACATTGAGAAAGAAGACGAGTTCGACATTCACAATACGGCAGAGCTGCAGAAGAGGAGGCTGGATCAAGAGGACGAAGATGTGGATGTGCTAACAGTGGACGAAGAACAGCTGGAGCGCGAGGGCAAGATCAACAAAGGTGCCCATGAGGAATTCCGCATGCCGGTGCTTCTGGATATGGACGATAGTGACAGCGAGGACGAGATGATAGCCATCGGCGCCGGACAGTTCAGGAGAAAGAGCACAGCACAGGCAGATGACCTGGACTTTGTCGATGGCAACGATGCTGCGCACGGAGAGGTTGAGACGAATGGCCATGCTGGAATGAAGAGACGGCGTGGTGATTGA